ACACGGTAACATGGGCCGTGAACGCCAAGACAGGATCAACCACACCTGAAACGATGGACCGCGTGCGCGACATGCCGTCCGGGAAATACGATCTAATTTCGGTGTCATTGGGCGTGAACGACATCACAAGCCTGACGCCCGTTCATATTTGGATACGACGCTACGCAGAATTGTTGGCCCTGCTTGAAGAAAAGTTCGCACCTGATGTGTTGTGCATCAATGGCATTCCGAAAATGCAATACTTTCCGCTATTGCCGCAGCCGCTGCGCTGGATCGTTGGCGCCCAAGCCGCCCGTTATGATCGCGCGCTGCGCAAGATGGTGCAGCATCGTAGTAACTGCCGTTATGTAGAATTGGATTTTGAACCGGAGCCAAGCCTGATGAGCCCTGACGGCTACCACCCCGGTCCAAAGATTTACGCCGAATGGGGGCGCAAAGTGTACCGTTCGATCAGGAATGACGTGCGTCAGATGACCATCAACTGAACCACGTCGCTGACCGCTTATGTGATTGCTTCCAGACGTTCTTTTGACATCTCGCCGGGCACAATCGTCA
The Rhodobacteraceae bacterium S2214 genome window above contains:
- a CDS encoding SGNH/GDSL hydrolase family protein, encoding MLDVVARCALSPYLAWQAYNVRKSALKLPDASGERSGKRGTGPDLRLLIVGDSSAAGVGASHQEEALLGHMLRRLTQTNTVTWAVNAKTGSTTPETMDRVRDMPSGKYDLISVSLGVNDITSLTPVHIWIRRYAELLALLEEKFAPDVLCINGIPKMQYFPLLPQPLRWIVGAQAARYDRALRKMVQHRSNCRYVELDFEPEPSLMSPDGYHPGPKIYAEWGRKVYRSIRNDVRQMTIN